A genomic window from Candidatus Kouleothrix ribensis includes:
- a CDS encoding alpha/beta fold hydrolase, which produces MRLVSLLLAITLALPAAARPPAAPAPSFANAPCMVDLSQYAAAEGRDAVCGYLTVPELHANPAGPSIQLAVMIIKSTSASPARDPIVMLQGGPGGSTIDTYSQVLFTTGAGLRAQHDVILFDQRGTLYSKPVLECSEDRVLLDQTLERRLTRAESNRLSVEAAAACHDRLQKAGVNLAAFNSLENAADVEDLRVALGYDQINLYGVSYGTLLAQHVMRDFPQALRSVVIDAVVPTSVNFVPDVARSGNRAFGELFAACAADPACNASYPNLEQTLTQQIARLNQAPARVPLTDPDSGKTYQMVFDGESLQDALFQMIYATELLPLLPAAIDRVTHDDFTIFSNILPLFFFDHTVSTGMYYSVICAEDADYRVDTIPIDDLRPIFADDARPDAEALQQACQRWGVADLGALVDAPVPSDIPTLVFSGRFDPITPPAYAAVVASALPNSYSFTFPNTGHGALTSAACASSIAEEFWRSPNRAPDSSCIDTLGPPAFMSRATIIPSGAAATLLGWLNGRNLLWLGVLAVALVVLLSLFLIWPLVWLIRLIAGRRAGPRPAGARLATAAAVLAGLLGLVFVVGLAVAIFAGGLDGLISLTIGFPRSALLVLVLAPIVALLALVMLVCAGLAWLRGYWSVAERGYYTLLALAAAVFSLALGATGLLTALVV; this is translated from the coding sequence ATGCGTCTAGTCTCGCTGCTGCTCGCGATCACGCTGGCACTGCCGGCCGCCGCGCGCCCACCCGCCGCACCGGCGCCGTCGTTCGCCAATGCCCCGTGTATGGTTGATCTCAGCCAGTATGCTGCGGCCGAGGGCCGCGACGCCGTGTGTGGCTACCTGACGGTGCCCGAGCTGCATGCCAATCCGGCCGGCCCGAGCATCCAGCTCGCGGTGATGATCATTAAGAGCACCAGCGCCAGCCCGGCCCGCGACCCGATTGTGATGCTCCAGGGCGGCCCCGGCGGCTCGACCATCGACACCTATTCGCAGGTGCTGTTCACCACCGGCGCCGGCCTGCGTGCGCAGCACGATGTGATCCTGTTCGACCAGCGCGGCACATTATATTCGAAGCCCGTGCTCGAGTGCAGCGAGGATCGGGTGCTGCTCGACCAGACGCTCGAGCGCCGGCTGACCCGCGCAGAGAGCAACCGCCTGAGCGTCGAAGCTGCCGCCGCCTGCCACGACCGGCTGCAAAAAGCCGGTGTGAACCTGGCTGCGTTCAACAGCCTCGAGAATGCCGCCGATGTTGAAGATTTGCGCGTGGCACTTGGCTACGATCAGATCAACCTGTACGGTGTGTCGTACGGCACGCTGCTGGCCCAGCACGTGATGCGCGATTTCCCACAGGCTTTGCGCAGCGTGGTGATCGACGCAGTCGTGCCAACGAGCGTCAATTTCGTGCCCGATGTGGCGCGCTCGGGCAACCGCGCGTTTGGCGAGCTATTTGCCGCCTGCGCTGCCGATCCGGCCTGCAATGCCAGCTACCCGAACCTCGAGCAGACGCTCACGCAGCAGATCGCGCGCTTGAACCAGGCGCCCGCGCGTGTGCCGCTGACCGACCCCGATAGCGGCAAGACCTACCAGATGGTGTTCGACGGCGAGAGCTTGCAAGATGCGCTGTTCCAGATGATCTATGCCACCGAGTTGCTGCCCTTGCTGCCGGCCGCAATCGACCGCGTGACTCACGACGATTTCACGATCTTCTCGAACATTCTGCCGTTGTTCTTTTTCGACCACACCGTCAGCACTGGCATGTACTACTCGGTGATCTGTGCCGAGGATGCCGATTACCGCGTCGATACGATCCCGATCGACGACCTGCGGCCGATCTTCGCCGACGACGCGCGCCCCGACGCCGAGGCGCTCCAGCAGGCGTGCCAGCGCTGGGGCGTAGCCGACCTGGGCGCGCTGGTCGATGCGCCCGTGCCGAGCGACATCCCGACGCTGGTGTTCTCGGGCCGCTTCGACCCGATCACGCCGCCGGCCTACGCCGCCGTTGTAGCCAGCGCGCTACCAAACAGCTATAGCTTCACCTTCCCGAACACCGGCCACGGCGCGCTGACCTCGGCCGCGTGTGCCAGCTCGATCGCCGAGGAATTCTGGCGCAGCCCTAACCGTGCGCCCGACTCGAGCTGTATCGACACGCTCGGGCCGCCGGCATTTATGTCGCGCGCTACAATCATCCCGAGCGGTGCGGCCGCAACGCTGCTTGGCTGGCTGAACGGGCGCAACCTGCTGTGGCTGGGCGTGCTGGCGGTAGCGCTGGTGGTGCTGCTCTCACTCTTCCTGATCTGGCCGCTGGTCTGGCTGATCCGCCTGATCGCAGGGCGGCGTGCCGGGCCACGGCCGGCTGGCGCGCGGCTGGCGACTGCCGCTGCCGTGCTGGCCGGGCTGCTGGGGCTGGTGTTCGTGGTTGGGCTGGCGGTGGCGATCTTCGCAGGCGGTCTGGATGGGCTGATCAGCCTGACGATCGGCTTCCCACGCAGCGCGCTGCTGGTGCTGGTGCTCGCGCCGATCGTCGCGCTGCTAGCGCTGGTGATGCTGGTGTGTGCCGGGCTGGCCTGGCTGCGTGGCTACTGGTCGGTGGCCGAGCGTGGCTACTACACGCTGCTGGCGCTGGCGGCGGCCGTGTTCAGCCTGGCGCTGGGCGCAACCGGGCTGCTGACGGCGCTGGTGGTGTAG
- the rimM gene encoding 16S rRNA processing protein RimM has product MTEQPATPDTTILIGQIVAAFGVRGQVKMKAITAQVDHLRRRIRTLYLGPKLQAYTLKSLIEHKPGLLILTLEGLTTREQASELRGQDVAILETQAAPLAEGEYFIHQLYGLKVVADTGDEIGSVAEVLETGANEVLVVKRDGKPDGLIPMIHDVVQALDFAGGRVVVHLMPGLLD; this is encoded by the coding sequence ATGACCGAACAACCCGCTACCCCCGATACTACCATCCTGATCGGCCAGATCGTGGCGGCCTTTGGCGTGCGCGGCCAGGTTAAGATGAAGGCGATCACCGCGCAGGTCGATCACCTGCGCCGCCGCATCCGCACGCTCTACCTTGGCCCCAAGCTACAGGCGTACACGCTCAAGAGCCTGATCGAGCACAAGCCCGGCCTGCTGATCCTGACGCTCGAGGGCCTGACGACGCGCGAGCAGGCCAGCGAGCTGCGCGGCCAGGATGTGGCGATCCTCGAGACTCAGGCCGCGCCACTGGCCGAGGGCGAGTACTTCATTCACCAGCTGTATGGGCTGAAGGTGGTCGCCGATACCGGCGACGAGATCGGCAGCGTCGCCGAGGTGCTCGAGACCGGCGCCAACGAGGTGCTGGTGGTCAAGCGCGACGGCAAGCCCGACGGCTTAATCCCCATGATTCACGATGTGGTGCAGGCGCTCGACTTCGCCGGCGGGCGGGTGGTGGTGCATCTGATGCCCGGCCTGCTCGACTAA
- a CDS encoding KH domain-containing protein has translation MKALLEYLARNLVDNPEAVQIKERVGRYTVTFELTVAPDETGKVIGRSGRVAKSIRDLMSVAAARQNKRVHVDIE, from the coding sequence ATGAAAGCACTTCTTGAGTACCTGGCGCGTAACCTGGTCGATAACCCCGAGGCAGTCCAGATCAAAGAGCGTGTCGGCCGCTATACCGTCACGTTCGAGCTGACCGTCGCCCCGGACGAGACCGGCAAGGTAATCGGCCGCAGCGGGCGCGTGGCCAAGTCGATCCGCGACCTTATGAGCGTGGCGGCTGCACGGCAGAATAAGCGGGTTCATGTCGATATCGAGTAA
- the rpsP gene encoding 30S ribosomal protein S16 — protein MVVIRLRRTGKTKQPSYRLVVTDRRSPRDGRFIEIVGHYNPVRQPKELVVKSERVRYWLGVGAQPSDTVVRLLKQVNVLDAAGKVVAEPVQAEG, from the coding sequence ATGGTAGTCATTCGTCTACGGCGCACAGGCAAGACCAAGCAGCCTAGCTATCGCCTGGTGGTGACCGACCGGCGCTCGCCGCGCGATGGCCGGTTTATCGAGATCGTCGGCCACTACAACCCGGTGCGCCAGCCGAAAGAGCTGGTGGTGAAGAGCGAGCGCGTGCGCTACTGGCTGGGCGTCGGCGCGCAGCCGTCCGATACGGTCGTGCGCTTGCTCAAGCAGGTGAATGTGCTCGACGCGGCTGGCAAGGTCGTCGCTGAGCCGGTACAAGCCGAAGGGTGA
- the ffh gene encoding signal recognition particle protein produces the protein MFESLSDRLQAVFQKLGGKGKLTEDDVREGMKQVRLALLEADVNFKVVKEFVAKVTEQAIGEEVTKSLTPAQQVVKIVHNQLIELLGNANVPLLEAKPGPTVLLMVGLQGSGKTTLSAKLALFLRKKGKRPLLVAADVYRPAAITQLESLGKQLNIPVHSEGTQAQPPDIARNALQRARVEGLNYVIVDTAGRLQIDDRLMEELEQIVAAVGPIEKLLVVDAMIGQEAVKVAEEFNRRVGLTGVVMTKIDGDARGGAALSVRAVTGVPIKFLGTGEKIDANTLEPFHPERLASRILGMGDVLSLIERAEQVYDEEQAKKMQKKLVKGSFDFEDFLGAMQQMRKLGPLQQILAMIPGMSQLSRDEELVSEKDMKKIEAIIFSMTRQERRNPDMIKGRRKERIAKGSGTQLQDVTALVGQFKQMQRMMKKLGSGGKGIDPRDLMRRMR, from the coding sequence ATGTTCGAGAGCCTTTCCGATCGTCTACAGGCGGTCTTTCAAAAACTAGGCGGCAAGGGCAAACTTACTGAAGACGACGTGCGCGAGGGCATGAAGCAGGTGCGCCTGGCCTTGCTCGAGGCCGACGTCAACTTCAAAGTTGTCAAGGAATTTGTCGCCAAGGTCACCGAGCAGGCGATCGGCGAAGAGGTGACCAAGAGCCTCACGCCGGCGCAGCAGGTGGTCAAGATCGTCCACAACCAGCTGATCGAGCTGCTGGGCAATGCCAACGTGCCGCTGCTCGAGGCCAAGCCCGGCCCGACGGTGCTGCTGATGGTGGGCCTGCAAGGCTCGGGCAAGACGACGCTCTCGGCCAAGCTGGCGCTGTTCCTGCGCAAGAAAGGCAAGCGCCCGCTGCTGGTAGCCGCCGACGTATACCGGCCGGCCGCGATCACCCAGCTCGAGTCGCTCGGCAAGCAGCTGAACATTCCGGTTCACTCCGAAGGCACGCAGGCCCAGCCGCCCGATATTGCGCGCAATGCGCTGCAGCGTGCGCGGGTTGAAGGCCTGAATTATGTGATCGTCGACACGGCCGGCCGCCTGCAGATCGACGACCGCCTCATGGAAGAGCTTGAGCAGATCGTTGCGGCGGTCGGGCCGATCGAGAAGCTGCTGGTGGTCGATGCCATGATCGGCCAGGAGGCAGTCAAGGTTGCCGAGGAGTTCAACCGGCGGGTTGGCCTGACCGGCGTGGTGATGACCAAGATCGACGGCGATGCGCGCGGCGGCGCGGCGCTGTCGGTGCGCGCGGTCACCGGCGTGCCGATCAAGTTCCTAGGCACCGGCGAGAAGATCGACGCCAACACCCTCGAGCCGTTCCACCCCGAGCGGCTGGCCTCGCGGATCCTGGGCATGGGCGATGTGCTGTCGCTGATCGAGCGGGCCGAGCAGGTATACGACGAAGAGCAAGCCAAGAAGATGCAGAAGAAGCTCGTCAAGGGCTCCTTCGACTTCGAAGACTTCCTGGGCGCCATGCAGCAGATGCGCAAGCTCGGGCCGCTCCAGCAGATCCTGGCGATGATCCCGGGCATGAGCCAGCTCTCGCGCGATGAAGAATTGGTCAGCGAGAAAGACATGAAGAAGATCGAGGCGATCATCTTCTCGATGACCAGGCAAGAGCGGCGTAACCCCGATATGATCAAAGGCCGCCGCAAAGAGCGGATCGCCAAAGGTAGCGGCACCCAGCTGCAAGACGTGACGGCGCTGGTCGGCCAGTTCAAGCAGATGCAGCGCATGATGAAGAAGCTTGGCAGCGGCGGCAAAGGTATCGATCCGCGCGATCTCATGCGCAGGATGCGGTAA
- a CDS encoding GAF domain-containing sensor histidine kinase encodes MPPTTTEQRQLQTLGQLLSAGGHHDVPTMLRASLERLVTFWPAQAGALLYQSPLGEQTPLEHGALGEEAARMIGEAREAFARRDEGSDPAIGYYTLDDDRQLMEISLRSGNQTVGLLHLVVRESDVERSEAARAGEDMVVLLVRALGGEADKLAMLRHAEHDLRELHLLYEVGQSLATNLDLLSLLEDIKRHVPEVMGAERCSIMLIDDASRELVLNAVDTHSTELREFRIPMDRGIAGWVATNGIGQIVNDVEADPRWFDGVARDIDFVTRSILCAPIRHGDRVVGVMQVLNKRSGEPFNEQDLRLLTTLASQAAIAVENARLVRSLKEERDRLLAKEAEVRAAIARDLHDGPTQSVAAIAMNIEFIKKLMRAMPERVESELNVLSDLVQKTSQDIRTLLFELRPLGLETQGLLSTLQQYAGRFRDPNQATRLRLEAPPSIPRLPVEIEGAIFIIVQEAVNNARKHARAPEITIYVYVEEGQLVASVRDRGAGFNLPAVESSYNTRGSLGLLNMRERAQLIGGECRIRSAEGEGTTVEVRVPL; translated from the coding sequence ATGCCGCCAACTACGACTGAACAACGCCAACTGCAGACGCTCGGCCAGCTGCTCTCGGCCGGTGGGCATCACGATGTGCCGACGATGTTGCGCGCCTCGCTTGAGCGCCTGGTGACGTTCTGGCCGGCGCAGGCCGGCGCGCTGCTGTATCAGTCGCCGCTTGGCGAGCAGACCCCACTTGAGCATGGTGCGCTTGGCGAAGAGGCCGCACGCATGATCGGCGAGGCCCGCGAGGCCTTCGCACGCCGCGACGAAGGCTCCGACCCGGCGATTGGCTACTATACGCTCGACGACGACCGCCAGCTCATGGAGATCTCGCTGCGCAGCGGGAACCAGACGGTCGGGCTGCTGCACCTGGTGGTGCGCGAGAGCGATGTCGAGCGCTCGGAGGCCGCGCGGGCCGGCGAGGATATGGTGGTGCTGCTGGTGCGCGCGCTGGGCGGCGAGGCCGATAAGCTGGCCATGCTGCGCCACGCCGAGCACGACCTGCGCGAGCTGCACCTGCTGTACGAGGTTGGCCAGTCGCTGGCTACCAACCTCGATCTGCTGAGCCTGCTCGAAGATATCAAGCGCCACGTGCCCGAGGTAATGGGTGCCGAGCGCTGCTCGATCATGCTGATCGACGATGCCAGCCGCGAGCTGGTGCTGAACGCGGTCGATACGCACAGCACCGAGCTGCGCGAGTTTCGTATTCCCATGGATCGCGGCATCGCCGGCTGGGTCGCAACAAATGGCATCGGCCAGATCGTGAATGATGTCGAGGCCGACCCGCGCTGGTTCGACGGCGTGGCGCGTGACATCGATTTCGTAACCCGCTCGATCCTGTGCGCGCCAATTCGCCATGGCGACCGGGTGGTGGGCGTGATGCAGGTGCTCAACAAGCGCAGCGGCGAGCCGTTCAACGAGCAGGATCTACGCCTGCTCACCACGCTGGCCAGCCAGGCCGCGATTGCGGTTGAGAATGCGCGGCTGGTGCGCAGCCTGAAGGAAGAGCGCGACCGGCTGCTGGCCAAAGAGGCCGAGGTGCGCGCCGCGATTGCGCGTGATCTGCACGACGGGCCAACCCAGAGCGTGGCGGCGATTGCCATGAACATCGAGTTCATCAAGAAGCTGATGCGGGCCATGCCCGAGCGGGTCGAGAGCGAGCTGAATGTGCTGTCGGATCTGGTGCAGAAGACCTCGCAAGACATTCGCACGCTCTTGTTCGAGCTACGCCCGCTCGGCCTCGAGACGCAGGGCCTGCTCTCGACGCTGCAGCAGTATGCCGGCCGCTTTCGCGACCCAAACCAGGCCACGCGGCTGCGGCTCGAGGCACCGCCGAGCATCCCGCGCCTGCCGGTCGAGATCGAAGGCGCGATCTTCATCATCGTGCAAGAGGCGGTCAATAATGCCCGCAAGCACGCGCGCGCGCCCGAGATCACGATCTATGTCTATGTCGAAGAGGGCCAGCTGGTGGCCAGCGTGCGCGACCGCGGCGCAGGCTTCAATCTGCCGGCGGTCGAGTCGAGCTACAATACGCGTGGCTCGCTGGGCCTGCTGAACATGCGCGAGCGCGCCCAGCTGATCGGCGGCGAGTGCCGCATCCGCTCGGCCGAGGGCGAGGGCACGACGGTTGAGGTGCGCGTGCCGCTATAG
- a CDS encoding glycerophosphodiester phosphodiesterase, which produces MTLVIAHRGASAYAPENTLPAFELAVRQGADMLELDVLRSADGALVVFHDDTTERWDGRQRLAAQCTLAELQQLDIGGERVATLAEVCAFAREHSVRLNVELKGAGFSADVARMLHAERVEALVLLSSFVEAALHEFAAASPHVPRAYLIDHDSHRPGLPQADPLDALRRVGAAAWHPSEALPLLEQHIPRVRAAGFLVHVWTVDDPARLRALLALGVDGIITNRPDVLRGCLSDQRQAAEPPGVGRIG; this is translated from the coding sequence ATGACACTGGTGATCGCGCATCGCGGCGCGTCGGCGTATGCGCCCGAGAACACGCTGCCGGCATTCGAGCTGGCGGTGCGCCAGGGCGCCGATATGCTCGAGCTCGACGTGCTGCGCAGCGCCGATGGCGCGCTGGTGGTGTTCCACGACGACACAACCGAGCGCTGGGATGGCCGCCAACGCCTGGCGGCGCAGTGTACACTGGCCGAGCTACAGCAGCTCGATATCGGTGGCGAGCGGGTTGCGACGCTGGCCGAGGTGTGCGCATTTGCGCGCGAGCATAGTGTGCGCCTGAACGTCGAGCTGAAGGGCGCCGGCTTTAGCGCCGATGTGGCGCGCATGCTGCACGCCGAGCGGGTCGAAGCGCTGGTGCTGCTCTCGTCGTTCGTCGAGGCTGCGCTGCACGAGTTCGCCGCAGCCAGCCCGCATGTGCCACGCGCCTACCTGATCGACCACGACAGCCACCGGCCGGGCCTGCCCCAGGCTGACCCACTTGACGCGCTCCGGCGCGTCGGCGCCGCTGCCTGGCACCCATCCGAGGCGCTGCCGCTGCTTGAGCAGCACATCCCGCGCGTGCGCGCAGCCGGCTTCCTGGTGCATGTGTGGACGGTAGACGACCCGGCCCGGCTGCGCGCGCTGCTGGCGCTCGGCGTCGATGGCATCATCACCAACCGGCCCGATGTGCTACGAGGCTGTTTGAGCGATCAGCGGCAAGCCGCCGAGCCACCCGGCGTCGGCCGGATTGGGTAG
- a CDS encoding ROK family protein: MRYIIGVDLGGTQLRAALADEQGRLYDELRVRTAADEGSGAVIDQITACVAQVRAALPAGANLLGIGIGAPGPLDPFEGVVLNPPNIPGWEHVPLRAIMADRTGLPVELGNDANAAALGEWMFGAGRGRRNLVYVTISTGIGGGVIADGRLLLGYRGAAAEVGLHIIDPVGLHYWEQLASGTALGRAAAEAMPDDPASLLHGLASPETVGGADVARAAAAGDPLALQLMDREGELLGLGLVNMLHLFAPEQILLGGSVVLHNPGLIERARQVIVARGHAIYQGVPIELAALGDRAGILGAVALFLHMREGRA, from the coding sequence ATGCGCTATATCATTGGCGTCGATCTGGGTGGTACCCAGCTGCGCGCCGCGCTGGCCGACGAGCAGGGCCGGCTGTACGACGAGCTGCGCGTGCGCACCGCCGCCGACGAAGGCTCCGGCGCGGTGATCGATCAGATCACCGCCTGTGTGGCGCAGGTGCGGGCCGCGCTGCCGGCCGGCGCCAACCTGCTCGGCATCGGCATCGGCGCGCCCGGCCCGCTCGACCCGTTCGAGGGCGTGGTGTTGAACCCGCCGAATATCCCCGGCTGGGAGCATGTGCCGCTGCGCGCGATCATGGCCGATCGCACCGGCCTGCCAGTCGAACTTGGCAACGACGCCAACGCCGCCGCGCTGGGCGAGTGGATGTTCGGTGCCGGGCGCGGCCGCCGCAACCTGGTGTATGTCACGATCAGCACCGGTATCGGCGGCGGGGTGATCGCCGACGGCCGCCTGCTGCTGGGCTATCGTGGCGCGGCCGCCGAGGTGGGGCTGCATATTATCGACCCGGTTGGGCTACACTATTGGGAGCAGCTGGCCTCGGGCACGGCGCTAGGCCGCGCCGCCGCCGAGGCGATGCCCGACGACCCGGCCAGCCTGCTGCACGGCCTGGCCTCGCCCGAAACTGTCGGCGGCGCGGATGTGGCGCGCGCGGCTGCCGCAGGCGACCCGCTGGCGCTGCAGCTTATGGATCGCGAGGGCGAGCTGCTAGGCCTGGGCCTGGTGAATATGCTGCACCTGTTCGCGCCCGAGCAGATCCTGCTCGGCGGCAGCGTGGTGCTGCACAACCCTGGGCTGATCGAGCGCGCCCGCCAGGTGATCGTGGCGCGCGGCCACGCGATCTACCAGGGCGTGCCGATCGAGCTGGCTGCGCTGGGCGACCGCGCCGGCATTCTGGGTGCCGTGGCGCTGTTTCTGCATATGCGCGAGGGTCGCGCCTGA
- a CDS encoding Stp1/IreP family PP2C-type Ser/Thr phosphatase: MKLSHSARTDVGKTRDHNEDNFGVGDAEPAEQLGELLVVCDGMGGHASGEVASAIGVETIVAGYYGEPGDDRPHALEQAFEQANANIYARGQGSMGTTGVAALLLHDALHVANVGDSRAYLVRDGAIRQVSRDHSFVSDQVAAGLITADQARFSPHRNVITRALGYQPDVTVDLFRLPLQVGDIIVLSSDGMHGLVTDAEIMQITTTHPPEQASQQLIDLANSRGGTDNITVIVAHIEALDWIGSEPAAPEDLHERVTVELPTTQAIMAQAAESAEPPVAPAAPAPSPPARRPAEPGLNWRGFVLALALLTVLIGIILFYAPSVLAPPSTPTVPAAPSAAATTSLPTGTPAPTATTVATPPASTPTAR, translated from the coding sequence ATGAAGCTCAGCCATAGCGCCCGCACCGATGTCGGCAAGACGCGCGACCACAACGAGGATAACTTTGGCGTTGGCGACGCCGAGCCGGCCGAGCAGCTCGGCGAGCTGCTGGTCGTGTGCGACGGCATGGGTGGCCACGCATCCGGCGAGGTCGCCAGCGCGATCGGCGTCGAGACGATCGTGGCCGGGTATTATGGCGAGCCGGGCGACGACCGCCCGCACGCGCTCGAGCAGGCCTTCGAGCAGGCCAACGCGAACATCTACGCGCGCGGTCAGGGCAGTATGGGCACCACCGGCGTGGCGGCGCTGCTGCTGCACGACGCGCTGCACGTAGCTAATGTCGGCGACAGCCGGGCCTACCTGGTGCGCGACGGCGCGATCCGCCAGGTGTCGCGCGATCACTCATTCGTGAGCGATCAGGTCGCGGCCGGGCTGATCACCGCCGACCAGGCGCGCTTCTCGCCCCACCGCAATGTGATCACGCGCGCGCTGGGCTACCAGCCCGATGTGACGGTCGACCTGTTCCGGCTGCCGCTGCAGGTTGGCGATATCATCGTGCTGTCGTCCGACGGCATGCACGGGCTGGTGACCGACGCCGAGATCATGCAGATCACCACCACGCACCCGCCCGAGCAGGCCAGCCAGCAGCTGATCGACCTGGCCAACAGCCGCGGTGGCACCGACAATATTACGGTGATCGTTGCCCATATCGAGGCGCTCGACTGGATCGGCAGCGAGCCGGCCGCACCCGAGGATCTGCACGAGCGCGTGACCGTCGAGCTGCCAACCACCCAGGCGATCATGGCGCAGGCGGCCGAATCGGCCGAGCCGCCCGTCGCGCCCGCTGCCCCGGCGCCCAGCCCACCGGCCCGGCGCCCGGCCGAGCCAGGCCTGAACTGGCGCGGCTTCGTGCTGGCGCTGGCACTGCTGACGGTGCTGATCGGGATCATCCTGTTCTATGCGCCCTCGGTGCTGGCCCCGCCCAGCACACCCACCGTGCCGGCCGCGCCAAGCGCTGCCGCCACCACCAGCCTGCCAACCGGCACGCCAGCGCCGACGGCCACCACCGTGGCTACTCCACCGGCCAGCACGCCAACCGCGCGCTGA
- the mutL gene encoding DNA mismatch repair endonuclease MutL: MPIRVLEPTVAAQIAAGEVVERPASVAKELIENALDAGATRINVEVRGGGLQELKIQDNGSGIPAAEVELAFERHATSKLRAADDLWAIATLGFRGEALPSIASVSQLICVTRTAAEELGTELRIAGGELQSRSARGCSPGTTFSIRNLFYNATVRREFLRSEATEASAITAVVTQYALAYPEVRFTMLLDGRLAVQTSGRGDLREALIDLYGLEVARQLLPVEAAVGEDREAISVRGLVSPPGLTRSSRGYIHLFVNRRAIQPRGQIAMVIEEAYHTLMMKGRHPVAALDIRVHPGVVDVNVHPTKSEVKFRDNARVMSVLGRAIRAALIEGGGVRPWDDPATPAPGEIAQRRFELRRLGDHWERDEPARRDDPTTPGGAVPAWGQQPADWGSQSDDLASRSVGAPAIFAEDGLASAPAPTPLAPKLPPLRAVGQIGQTYIIAEAPDGMYLIDQHAAHERVTYERLMQRHGAAAFDQQNLLIPQTLELPPAAQALLLSNADLLNEWGFAIEDFGMHLKIRAVPAGLRDSTLNGALLEVADHLHGRGGSTPDDWREAMLTTLACHSSIRAGQTLSLEEMRRLIAQLEQCQAPRTCPHGRPTMILLSTSQLERQFGRIK; this comes from the coding sequence ATGCCTATTCGAGTACTAGAGCCTACCGTGGCCGCCCAGATCGCTGCCGGCGAGGTCGTCGAGCGGCCGGCCTCGGTGGCGAAAGAGCTGATCGAGAATGCGCTCGACGCCGGCGCGACGCGCATTAACGTCGAGGTGCGCGGCGGCGGCCTGCAAGAGCTCAAGATTCAGGATAACGGCAGCGGCATCCCGGCCGCTGAGGTCGAGCTGGCGTTCGAGCGCCACGCCACCTCGAAGCTGCGCGCGGCCGACGACCTGTGGGCGATTGCGACGCTGGGCTTCCGCGGCGAGGCGCTGCCCTCGATCGCGTCGGTGTCGCAGCTGATCTGCGTCACGCGCACCGCCGCCGAAGAGCTAGGCACCGAGCTGCGCATCGCCGGCGGCGAGCTACAGTCGCGCAGCGCGCGCGGCTGCTCGCCCGGCACAACCTTTAGCATCCGCAACCTGTTCTACAACGCGACAGTACGGCGCGAGTTTTTGCGCTCCGAGGCGACTGAGGCCAGCGCAATTACCGCAGTGGTGACGCAGTATGCACTGGCGTACCCCGAGGTGCGCTTCACTATGCTGCTCGACGGCCGGCTGGCGGTGCAGACCAGCGGGCGCGGCGATCTGCGCGAGGCACTGATCGACCTGTACGGCCTCGAGGTGGCACGCCAGCTCCTGCCGGTCGAGGCGGCGGTTGGCGAAGATCGCGAGGCGATCAGCGTGCGCGGGCTGGTGTCGCCGCCCGGCCTGACCCGCAGCTCGCGCGGCTACATCCACCTGTTCGTCAATCGGCGCGCCATTCAGCCGCGCGGCCAGATCGCCATGGTGATCGAAGAGGCCTACCATACCCTGATGATGAAGGGCCGCCACCCGGTCGCCGCGCTCGACATCCGCGTCCATCCCGGCGTGGTCGATGTGAATGTCCACCCGACTAAGAGCGAGGTCAAGTTCCGCGATAACGCGCGCGTGATGAGCGTGCTTGGCCGCGCGATTCGCGCGGCGCTGATCGAGGGCGGTGGCGTGCGCCCGTGGGACGACCCAGCGACACCCGCGCCCGGCGAGATCGCGCAGCGCCGCTTCGAGCTGCGCCGCCTCGGCGATCACTGGGAGCGCGACGAGCCGGCCCGCCGCGACGACCCAACCACACCAGGCGGCGCTGTGCCGGCCTGGGGCCAACAGCCGGCCGACTGGGGCTCGCAGAGCGATGATCTGGCGAGCCGCAGTGTCGGCGCGCCGGCTATTTTTGCCGAAGATGGCCTCGCCAGCGCCCCTGCGCCCACCCCGCTGGCCCCAAAGCTGCCGCCGCTGCGCGCGGTCGGCCAGATCGGCCAGACCTACATCATCGCCGAGGCGCCCGACGGCATGTACCTGATCGATCAGCACGCCGCGCACGAGCGCGTAACCTACGAGCGCCTGATGCAGCGGCACGGCGCCGCCGCGTTCGACCAGCAGAACCTGCTCATCCCGCAGACGCTCGAGCTGCCGCCGGCCGCGCAGGCGCTGCTGCTCAGCAATGCCGACCTGCTGAACGAGTGGGGCTTCGCGATCGAAGATTTCGGCATGCACCTGAAGATCCGCGCCGTGCCGGCCGGCCTGCGCGACAGCACGCTCAACGGCGCACTGCTCGAGGTGGCCGACCACCTGCACGGGCGCGGCGGCAGCACCCCCGACGACTGGCGCGAGGCCATGCTGACCACACTGGCCTGCCACAGCTCCATCCGCGCCGGCCAGACGCTCTCGCTCGAAGAGATGCGCCGGCTGATTGCGCAGCTCGAACAATGCCAGGCCCCACGCACATGCCCGCACGGCCGGCCAACCATGATCCTGCTCAGCACCAGCCAGCTCGAGCGCCAGTTTGGGCGGATTAAATAA